In the Gossypium arboreum isolate Shixiya-1 chromosome 10, ASM2569848v2, whole genome shotgun sequence genome, one interval contains:
- the LOC108489535 gene encoding protein-tyrosine-phosphatase MKP1-like: MVGKEDAPVNPTPTAPSCQLSGSRKMFWRSASWSSSRTSLQIPETDKDIGADTNVINGTNDGQARRYPPPPPLTPRSQQNSKARLCLPPLQPLSIARRSLDEWPKAGSDDLGEWPQPPTPSGNKSGERLKLDLSSIQRSNDKNGGLMKREKIAFFDKECSKVAEHIYLGGDAVAKDREILKQNGITHVLNCVGFVCPEYFKADFVYRTLWLQDSPSEDITSILYDVFDYFEHVREQSGRVFVHCCQGVSRSTSLVIAYLMWREGQSFDDAFQYVKAARGIADPNMGFACQLLQCQKRVHAFPLSPSSLLRMYRIAPHSPYDPLHLVPKMLNDPSPSVLDSRGAFIVQIPSAVYIWIGKNCESIMERDARGSVCQIVRYEKVQGPLMMIKEGEEPINFWNSFSNNLPLMDKSGNIVGVGESAVKICPGKRKVDSYNVDFEVFEKAIKGGIVPPFASSENEHETHLPARESSWSMLRCKFASVIMKDFVSAPKILLSRIYSDSMMIVRSSSPSSTSSSSSSSPLYPSPDSSSCSTYFSESSLDSPSAVSNSSQVSSPLHGFSELSYVSSQTSSHPTSNSSGFVSVSLTSQPQAASSPLKKVSTFLAERRGSLSKSLKLPVPSDNVRETSDRSSFLVKKVRDRRNDNTSSSCESDIEIVFDSKHGVGNGGDVVIEGSNLKISPCRIANIDPHDKRSTFVSTYEPQKIHSPQDGFVLMEESFPACPGVIQPLVWRWPSIDKMTKFNRSDLDSKSAFAIFSPATAVGKNEDRILYFWIGKFYHHEKSLIQLDSRQVLRDRDDIDWNQVGYDVLTQVGLPEDILVKIVKEDEEPTEFLELLRTF; this comes from the exons ATGGTGGGCAAAGAGGATGCTCCTGTTAATCCTACTCCTACGGCTCCATCATGTCAACTTTCTGGCTCTCGGAAAATGTTTTGGCGTTCGGCTTCGTGGTCCTCATCCAGAACCAGTCTTCAAATTCCTGAAACTGATAAAGATATAGGAGCAGATACTAATGTTATCAATGGTACTAATGATGGACAAGCTCGTCGGTATCCTCCTCCTCCTCCCTTAACCCCACGTTCGCAACAGAATTCTAAGGCCAGGTTGTGTTTGCCACCTCTGCAGCCGTTGTCAATTGCACGGAGAAGTTTGGATGAGTGGCCGAAGGCTGGTTCTGATGATCTTGGTGAGTGGCCACAGCCACCCACACCAAGTGGGAACAAGAGTGGTGAGAGGTTGAAGCTTGACTTATCATCGATTCAGCGGAGTAATGATAAGAATGGCGGGCTTATGAAAAGGGAAAAGATTGCTTTCTTTGATAAAGAATGCTCAAAAGTGGCTGAACATATTTATCTTGGTGGAGATGCCGTTGCAAAGGATAGGGAAATATTAAAACAGAATGGGATTACTCATGTTTTGAACTGTGTGGGATTTGTTTGTCCTGAGTATTTCAAGGCCGACTTTGTGTACAGAACTCTGTGGTTGCAAGATAGTCCATCAGAGGATATTACTAGCATACTTTATGAtgtttttgattattttgagcaTGTTAGGGAACAAAGTGGAAGAGTTTTTGTTCATTGTTGCCAGGGGGTATCAAGGTCCACATCACTGGTGATAGCGTATCTTATGTGGAGAGAGGGACAGAGTTTTGATGATGCCTTTCAGTATGTGAAGGCTGCAAGAGGAATTGCAGATCCAAATATGGGTTTTGCTTGCCAGTTGTTACAGTGTCAAAAAAGGGTTCATGCTTTCCCGTTGAGCCCTAGTTCCTTACTGAGGATGTATAGAATTGCGCCTCATTCACCTTATGATCCTTTGCATCTAGTCCCTAAAATGCTGAATGATCCATCCCCTTCTGTACTGGATTCTAGAGGTGCATTTATTGTTCAGATACCTTCTGCAGTATATATTTGGATTGGTAAAAACTGTGAATCTATAATGGAAAGGGATGCACGAGGATCTGTATGTCAGATTGTTCGGTATGAGAAAGTGCAGGGGCCTTTAATGATGATAAAGGAAGGAGAGGAACCAATCAATTTTTGGAACTCCttttcaaataatttaccttTGATGGACAAATCTGGAAATATAGTTGGGGTGGGGGAGTCAGCAGTTAAGATTTGCCCTGGTAAGAGGAAAGTGGATTCTTATAATGTTGATTTTGAGGTTTTCGAGAAGGCTATAAAGGGAGGTATTGTTCCTCCATTTGCTTCATCGGAGAATGAACATGAAACCCACCTTCCTGCCAGAGAAAGCAGTTGGAGCATGCTTAGATGTAAGTTTGCCTCTGTCATAATGAAGGACTTTGTCTCTGCACCAAAGATATTGCTATCCAGGATTTATTCAGATTCCATGATGATAGTTCGTTCATCATCACCATCGTCAACATCGTCCTCTTCGTCTTCCTCCCCTCTGTATCCCTCTCCTGATTCCAGTAGTTGTTCAACCTACTTTTCAGAGTCCTCTCTGGATTCACCTTCAGCTGTTTCAAATTCTTCTCAAGTTTCATCACCTTTGCATGGTTTTTCCGAATTGTCTTATGTTTCATCACAAACTTCTTCACACCCCACGTCTAATAGCTCAGGGTTTGTCAGTGTCAGTCTCACTTCTCAACCTCAGGCTGCATCTTCGCCCCTAAAAAAGGTTTCAACATTCCTTGCAGAAAGGCGAGGCAGTTTATCAAAGTCTCTCAAGCTGCCAGTGCCGAGTGATAATGTACGAGAAACAAGTGATCGGTCATCTTTTCTTGTCAAGAAAGTCAGGGACAGGAGAAATGACAATACTAGTTCATCTTGTGAGTCTGATATTGAAATTGTCTTTGATTCCAAGCATGGTGTGGGAAATGGAGGGGATGTTGTGATTGAAGGCTCCAATTTGAAGATATCTCCATGTAGAATAGCTAATATTGATCCACATGATAAGAGATCTACTTTTGTTAGTACATATGAACCTCAAAAAATTCATTCTCCCCAGGATGGTTTTGTTTTAATGGAGGAAAGTTTTCCAGCATGTCCTGGTGTAATTCAACCTTTAGTATGGCGCTGGCCCAGTATAGACAAGATGACAAAATTTAATAGAAGTGATCTAGATTCAAAATCTGCTTTTGCAATTTTTTCTCCAGCTACAGCTGTAGGCAAAAATGAAGATAGGATTCTGTACTTTTGGATAGGGAAGTTTTATCATCATGAAAAAAGCTTGATTCAGTTAGATAGCAGGCAGGTGCTAAGGGATAGAGATGATATTGACTGGAACCAAGTTGGTTATGATGTTCTAACTCAAGTGGGTCTGCCAGAGGACATCCTTGTGAAG ATTGTCAAAGAAGATGAAGAACCAACAGAATTTCTTGAGTTGCTGAGGACATTTTAG
- the LOC108488007 gene encoding uncharacterized protein LOC108488007: MVDNQSTVAIAKNPIFHGKTKHFKIKFHFVREAEQSKEVSLVHCCSQDQLADILTKPLGIARLLSKQGTAGCIGNIYDSIENLGNSYMLSEKITDIFLKTQAFNYGVYVPRLWPSMSSSIYTEFYRCSNYKPKEDCRKYMANVLSCCSRCYHPMYLYFTFVNLRDKVGVGFVKESVTYMIMDDLAVRPMSAKSIITLLNHLNIKDAGDLKEKVIAVGANGGVELLRASMQTKTVLTAVFLGGKKESSIKSEPIH, translated from the exons ATGGTTGACAATCAGTCGACTGTTGCCATAGCCAAGAATCCAATCTTTCATGGCAAAACCAAGCACTTTAAGATAAAGTTCCACTTTGTTAGAGAAGCTGAGCAATCTAAAGAAGTCAGCTTAGTGCATTGTTGTTCACAAGACCAATTGGCTGATATCTTGACTAAGCCACTTGGTATAGCAAG GCTCCTTAGTAAACAAGGAACAGCAGGGTGTATTGGAAACATTTACGACAGCATTGAAAATTTGGGCAATTCCTATATGCTGTCAGAAAAAATAACAGACATCTTTTTGAAGACTCAAGCTTTTAACTATGGTGTTTACGTACCTCGGTTGTGGCCATCCATGTCATCGTCAATATACACCGAATTCTACAGGTGTAGTAACTACAAACCAAAAGAGGATTGTCGCAAGTATATGGCAAATGTTTTGTCTTGTTGTTCTCGCTGCTACCATCCAATGTACCTTTATTTCACTTTTGTGAATTTGCGAGACAAGGTAGGGGTAGGTTTTGTTAAGGAATCTGTAACTTATATGATAATGGATGATCTGGCAGTGAGGCCTATGTCTGCTAAATCTATTATCACTTTGCTCAACCACTTGAACATAAAGGATGCTGGTGATCTTAAAGAGAAAGTCATTGCCGTTGGAGCTAATGGG GGAGTAGAATTGCTTAGGGCATCCATGCAGACAAAAACGGTGCTTACTGCTGTTTTCCTTGGTGGGAAGAAGGAATCCTCCATAAAGTCCGAGCCTATTCACTGA
- the LOC128282165 gene encoding uncharacterized protein LOC128282165 has protein sequence MATNTITLKLLVDSTSQRVLFAESGKEFVDFMFNILSLPVGTVIRLLTKEQMVGSLGNLYDSLENMNYTYIHSPANKDTLLKPIVPNNAANVPPLLPTIESSKPIGIYLCGNYYYRGNCGFYVSNDSKSFVLPAKML, from the coding sequence ATGGCTACCAACACTATTACCTTGAAACTTCTTGTTGACTCAACTAGCCAAAGAGTTTTATTTGCAGAATCTGGGAAAGAATTTGTCGATTTTATGTTCAACATTCTGTCATTACCTGTTGGTACTGTCATAAGGCTTCTCACCAAAGAACAGATGGTGGGTTCCCTTGGAAACCTTTACGACAGCCTTGAGAATATGAACTATACCTACATTCACTCACCAGCAAACAAAGACACCCTTTTGAAGCCTATAGTTCCCAACAATGCTGCAAATGTGCCTCCTTTGTTGCCAACAATTGAATCATCGAAACCCATCGGAATTTATCTGTGCGGTAATTATTACTATCGTGGCAACTGTGGTTTCTATGTTTCCAATGATTCTAAATCCTTTGTCCTTCCTGCAAAAATGTTATGA